The following coding sequences are from one Portunus trituberculatus isolate SZX2019 chromosome 32, ASM1759143v1, whole genome shotgun sequence window:
- the LOC123511819 gene encoding NEDD4 family-interacting protein 1-like isoform X1, producing the protein MPSSIRYQPVPQSEEDHSESMSSLSAQACGEEGAVGSGPPPDYSPQPESTTTAASGNLEDIPPPKPDMHAPPPYEESDPREGLEGSSNLPSFSPDSPSDIQPPSYEEVQRLKALEAAEDSPLPLCHGGGPLSGGGAMGGAGAGGAMRVLRVSSLGGLDPETAEIAEEQLLGTDFMFFVAFVAAFVFNWVGFVLLLCFCHTVAGRTGALAGFGLSLAKWAAIVRNSTDLVADSNTWLLWLIMALGMLICMRAILQYVHAKREWHQVPHNSRHRFFLFY; encoded by the exons GTTCCACAATCAGAGGAGGATCACTCAGAAAGCATGTCGTCTCTATCAGCGCAGGcgtgtggggaggagggagctgTGGGTAGTGGGCCGCCCCCAGACTACTCA CCACAGCCAGAGAGCACGACCACAGCAGCCTCGGGTAATCTGGAGGACATCCCGCCCCCCAAGCCAGATATGCACGCCCCTCCACCGTATGAGGAGTCAGATCCCCGGGAAGGACTTGAGGGCAGCtccaaccttccctccttctccccagaCTCTCCCTCAGACATTCAGCCACCCAGCTACGAGGAGGTGCAGCGACTGAAGGCTCTGGAGGCTGCTGAGGACTCCCCACTACCTCTGTGTCAT GGTGGTGGCCcgctgagtggtggtggtgccatgggaggggctggtgctggtggtgccaTGCGGGTCCTGAGAGTGTCCTCGCTGGGCGGCCTTGACCCTGAGACTGCTGAGATCGCTGAGGAACAACTCTTGGGCACTGACTTCATGTTCTTTGTGGCCTTTGTTG CTGCATTTGTCTTCAACTGGGTGGGTtttgtgctgctgctgtgcttctGCCACACGGTTGCTGGCCGCACTGGGGCACTGGCTGGCTTTGGTCTCTCCCTGGCCAAGTGGGCAGCAATTGTGAGGAACTCAACAGACCTAGTGGCCGACTCCAACACCTGGCTGCTGTGGCTCATCATGGCCCTGG GCATGTTGATCTGCATGAGGGCCATCCTGCAGTACGTCCACGCCAAGAGAGAGTGGCACCAGGTCCCCCACAACTCCCGGCatcgcttcttcctcttctactga
- the LOC123511819 gene encoding NEDD4 family-interacting protein 1-like isoform X2, whose product MSSLSAQACGEEGAVGSGPPPDYSPQPESTTTAASGNLEDIPPPKPDMHAPPPYEESDPREGLEGSSNLPSFSPDSPSDIQPPSYEEVQRLKALEAAEDSPLPLCHGGGPLSGGGAMGGAGAGGAMRVLRVSSLGGLDPETAEIAEEQLLGTDFMFFVAFVAAFVFNWVGFVLLLCFCHTVAGRTGALAGFGLSLAKWAAIVRNSTDLVADSNTWLLWLIMALGMLICMRAILQYVHAKREWHQVPHNSRHRFFLFY is encoded by the exons ATGTCGTCTCTATCAGCGCAGGcgtgtggggaggagggagctgTGGGTAGTGGGCCGCCCCCAGACTACTCA CCACAGCCAGAGAGCACGACCACAGCAGCCTCGGGTAATCTGGAGGACATCCCGCCCCCCAAGCCAGATATGCACGCCCCTCCACCGTATGAGGAGTCAGATCCCCGGGAAGGACTTGAGGGCAGCtccaaccttccctccttctccccagaCTCTCCCTCAGACATTCAGCCACCCAGCTACGAGGAGGTGCAGCGACTGAAGGCTCTGGAGGCTGCTGAGGACTCCCCACTACCTCTGTGTCAT GGTGGTGGCCcgctgagtggtggtggtgccatgggaggggctggtgctggtggtgccaTGCGGGTCCTGAGAGTGTCCTCGCTGGGCGGCCTTGACCCTGAGACTGCTGAGATCGCTGAGGAACAACTCTTGGGCACTGACTTCATGTTCTTTGTGGCCTTTGTTG CTGCATTTGTCTTCAACTGGGTGGGTtttgtgctgctgctgtgcttctGCCACACGGTTGCTGGCCGCACTGGGGCACTGGCTGGCTTTGGTCTCTCCCTGGCCAAGTGGGCAGCAATTGTGAGGAACTCAACAGACCTAGTGGCCGACTCCAACACCTGGCTGCTGTGGCTCATCATGGCCCTGG GCATGTTGATCTGCATGAGGGCCATCCTGCAGTACGTCCACGCCAAGAGAGAGTGGCACCAGGTCCCCCACAACTCCCGGCatcgcttcttcctcttctactga